From the genome of Miscanthus floridulus cultivar M001 chromosome 10, ASM1932011v1, whole genome shotgun sequence, one region includes:
- the LOC136486470 gene encoding aspartic proteinase Asp1-like isoform X2: MAAASRWNPAAGLLLLLLVLLSLAANPSRAATPARSSTAVFQLQGDVYPTGHYYVTMNIGNPAKPYFLDVDTGSDLTWLQCDGPCRSCNKVPHPLYRPTANSLVPCANALCTALHSGQGSSNKCPSPKQCDYQIKYTDSASSQGVLINDNFSLPMRSSNIRPGLTFGCGYDQQVGKNGAVQAVTDGMLGLGRGSVSLVSQLKQQGITKNVLGHCLSTNGGGFLFFGDDIVPTSRVTWVPMARTSGNYYSPGSGTLYFDRRSLGVKPMEVVFDSGSTYTYFTAQPYQAVVSALKGGLSKSLKQVSDPSLPLCWKGPKAFKSVFDVKKEFKSLFLSFASAKNAVMEIPPENYLIVTKNGNVCLGILDGTAAKLSFNVIGDITMQDQMVIYDNEKSQLGWARGACTRSAKSILSSFP, encoded by the exons ATGGCAGCGGCTTCCAGGTGGAACCCGGCGGCCGGcctcctgctcctgctgctgGTCCTCCTCTCGCTCGCCGCCAACCCGTCCCGCGCCGCCACGCCGGCGAGGTCGTCCACCGCCGTGTTCCAGCTCCAGGGCGACGTCTACCCCACCGG CCACTACTATGTCACGATGAACATTGGGAACCCGGCGAAGCCCTACTTCCTGGACGTGGACACTGGCAGTGATCTCACCTGGCTGCAGTGCGACGGCCCCTGTCGGAGTTGCAACAAG GTGCCACATCCCTTATATCGACCGACGGCAAACAGCCTTGTACCGTGTGCAAACGCACTCTGCACTGCACTTCACAGTGGACAGGGCTCTAGTAACAAATGCCCTTCACCAAAGCAATGCGACTATCAGATAAAGTACACTGATAGTGCATCTTCTCAAGGTGTGCTCATCAACGACAACTTCTCACTGCCCATGAGATCCTCCAACATTCGTCCTGGCCTCACATTTGG CTGTGGATATGACCAGCAAGTGGGGAAAAATGGTGCTGTGCAGGCAGTGACTGACGGCATGCTTGGGCTTGGGAGGGGATCAGTTAGCCTTGTTTCACAGCTCAAGCAGCAAGGGATCACCAAGAATGTCCTTGGCCATTGCCTCAGCACCAATGGAGGGGGGTTCCTCTTCTTTGGGGATGATATTGTGCCTACGTCACGTGTAACTTGGGTACCGATGGCGAGGACATCTGG GAACTACTACTCACCTGGCTCAGGAACACTGTACTTCGATAGACGTTCACTTGGCGTGAAGCCAATGGAGGTGGTATTTGACAGTGGTAGCACGTATACCTATTTTACTGCTCAGCCATACCAAGCTGTTGTTTCTGCG CTCAAAGGTGGTCTCAGCAAATCACTTAAACAGGTGTCAGATCCCAGTCTGCCTCTGTGCTGGAAAGGCCCGAAAGCATTCAAATCTGTGTTTGATGTCAAGAAGGAATTCAAGTCACTGTTTCTGAGCTTTGCCAGTGCCAAGAATGCCGTCATGGAGATCCCTCCTGAAAACTACCTCATTGTCACT AAAAATGGAAATGTGTGCCTGGGCATCCTTGATGGAACGGCTGCCAAGCTGAGTTTCAACGTAATTGGAG ACATCACGATGCAGGATCAGATGGTGATATATGACAATGAGAAATCTCAGCTGGGATGGGCGCGTGGGGCATGCACTAGGAGTGCCAAGTCTATTCTGTCTTCCTTTCCCTGA
- the LOC136486470 gene encoding aspartic proteinase Asp1-like isoform X1 has translation MQSYGFFSFLYLSLFIAGYKLLCLPFPSALQSITSYYSSLQPNVTASVVSSRTTFSHYYVTMNIGNPAKPYFLDVDTGSDLTWLQCDGPCRSCNKVPHPLYRPTANSLVPCANALCTALHSGQGSSNKCPSPKQCDYQIKYTDSASSQGVLINDNFSLPMRSSNIRPGLTFGCGYDQQVGKNGAVQAVTDGMLGLGRGSVSLVSQLKQQGITKNVLGHCLSTNGGGFLFFGDDIVPTSRVTWVPMARTSGNYYSPGSGTLYFDRRSLGVKPMEVVFDSGSTYTYFTAQPYQAVVSALKGGLSKSLKQVSDPSLPLCWKGPKAFKSVFDVKKEFKSLFLSFASAKNAVMEIPPENYLIVTKNGNVCLGILDGTAAKLSFNVIGDITMQDQMVIYDNEKSQLGWARGACTRSAKSILSSFP, from the exons ATGCAGTCCTACGGATTTTTTTCCTTTCTCTATCTCTCACTTTTCATTGCTGGCTACAAGCTTCTTTGTTTGCCGTTTCCATCAGCACTTCAAAGCATCACAAGCTACTACTCTTCACTGCAACCAAATGTCACCGCAAGCGTGGTCTCTTCGCGAACTACTTTCAG CCACTACTATGTCACGATGAACATTGGGAACCCGGCGAAGCCCTACTTCCTGGACGTGGACACTGGCAGTGATCTCACCTGGCTGCAGTGCGACGGCCCCTGTCGGAGTTGCAACAAG GTGCCACATCCCTTATATCGACCGACGGCAAACAGCCTTGTACCGTGTGCAAACGCACTCTGCACTGCACTTCACAGTGGACAGGGCTCTAGTAACAAATGCCCTTCACCAAAGCAATGCGACTATCAGATAAAGTACACTGATAGTGCATCTTCTCAAGGTGTGCTCATCAACGACAACTTCTCACTGCCCATGAGATCCTCCAACATTCGTCCTGGCCTCACATTTGG CTGTGGATATGACCAGCAAGTGGGGAAAAATGGTGCTGTGCAGGCAGTGACTGACGGCATGCTTGGGCTTGGGAGGGGATCAGTTAGCCTTGTTTCACAGCTCAAGCAGCAAGGGATCACCAAGAATGTCCTTGGCCATTGCCTCAGCACCAATGGAGGGGGGTTCCTCTTCTTTGGGGATGATATTGTGCCTACGTCACGTGTAACTTGGGTACCGATGGCGAGGACATCTGG GAACTACTACTCACCTGGCTCAGGAACACTGTACTTCGATAGACGTTCACTTGGCGTGAAGCCAATGGAGGTGGTATTTGACAGTGGTAGCACGTATACCTATTTTACTGCTCAGCCATACCAAGCTGTTGTTTCTGCG CTCAAAGGTGGTCTCAGCAAATCACTTAAACAGGTGTCAGATCCCAGTCTGCCTCTGTGCTGGAAAGGCCCGAAAGCATTCAAATCTGTGTTTGATGTCAAGAAGGAATTCAAGTCACTGTTTCTGAGCTTTGCCAGTGCCAAGAATGCCGTCATGGAGATCCCTCCTGAAAACTACCTCATTGTCACT AAAAATGGAAATGTGTGCCTGGGCATCCTTGATGGAACGGCTGCCAAGCTGAGTTTCAACGTAATTGGAG ACATCACGATGCAGGATCAGATGGTGATATATGACAATGAGAAATCTCAGCTGGGATGGGCGCGTGGGGCATGCACTAGGAGTGCCAAGTCTATTCTGTCTTCCTTTCCCTGA